The segment TCCGAAGAGCCTCCTCACCTCCTCCTCAAGCTCAGCGACGCGCGGGTCCTTCCTGCTCCGCGGCCTCTCAGCGTCTCCCTTAAGCACGCCCCTGACGGCCGTGGGCCTGTCTGAGAAGACTACTATGCGGTCCGCGAGGTACACGGCCTCCCAGAGGTCGTGGGTTACGAAGAGGATCGTCGTCCCCTCCCTCGTCCATATGCGCAGGATTTCGTCTTGAAGCTCCGTCCTCGTGCGGACGTCTAGGTCGCTCAGGGGCTCGTCCATGAGCAGGATGCTGGGCTTAACTACCAGGGACCTCGCGAGCGCGACCCTCTGCTTCTGGCCCCCGCTTAGCTCGTGCGGGTAGGCGTCTGCTAGCTCAGCTAGGCCGACGAGGCTTAGCGCCTCCTCAACCCTCTCCGCCCCCTCCCTCCCCAGCCCGCCCTCCCTTAGCTCAAGGGCTAGGGACACGTTCTCTCTAACCGTCCTCCACTTGAGGAGGCGTGGCTCCTGAAACACGACGCTGAGGCGGTCCAGGTAGCTGCTGTCGCGCCTAATGTCCGAGCCGTGGACGAGCACCTCGCCCCTATTAAAGGGGGTGAGCTTAGCGAGGATGCGTAGGAGGGTTGTCTTGCCGCACCCGCTAGGCCCTAGGATGCACGTGAACCCCCCCTCCTCCACCTCGAACGTAACGCCGGCGAGGACTCGGTGGGGGCCGTAGCTCTTATGCAGGTCCCTTACGACTATGGCGTTAGCCACGCCTCCACCTCCTCACGTACCTTCGGTCCAAGTAGCTAAAGACCCCGTAGTCGAAGGAGACTATGATGGCCGCGCAGCACGCCACCCACGCAAATACGCGCTCGATCGCGTAGGTCTGGTAGGCGATGTTTAACGCGTAGCCCACCCCGCTCACGGCCCCGAAAAGCTCCCCCACTATAACTACCTTCCACGCGACCTGGAAGGCCGTCCTGAAGGCGGAGAAGAAGTAGGGGTACAGCATTGGGAGGACCACCTTCCTCAGCACCCTAAGCCTACTCCTCGTGAACACCGAGGCCATCTCGATCAGCGGCTCGTCGAGCTCCTTGACGCCCTCCCAGATGTTGGCTATGAAGAAGGGGGCCACGGCGACGGCTATGAGGGCCACCGGGGCTACGCCCGAGAGGCCGAACCAGACAGCGAATATTAGGGCCCAGCAGATCGAGGGGATAGACTCTAGGATCGGGTACACGGCGAACTGGACTACGTCGCCCGCCGCCCGGCTGTACCTTGGGAGAATGCCGCAGGCTACGCCTAGGACGGAGCCGAGCAGCACGCCGACGAAGACCCTGGACGCCGTCGACCCTACGTGGGCCCAGCTACTCGGCAGCGAGAAGACTTCGATTAGGGCGGAGGCGGTCGCGGCCGGGCTTGGGAAGAGGGGGGAGCTAGACCACGTAGAGAGGGCGTGCCAGAGGGCCAGCAAGGACGCTAGGACGAGGGCTCCATTAAAGGCCCTGCTCCACGTCATTTTGTCAGCAGCTCCGCGAAGGCCTCCTCCCTAGTTGGAGGGTGCTTTATGACGCCCTGCTCCTTGAGGAGGGTGAAGACCGTGGCTATGGACTCGACGTGGCCCTCTGAAAGGTAGAGCTCCACCCTGAACTGAGAAAGGCAGGTTGTAAACTGCTCGAGGGTCCCGCCGTGCTCCTTAGCCCAGGCCTCCGCGACTTCGTCCAGGTGCGCCATGCCCCAGGCCAAGGACCTACGCAGGGTATCAATCGCGGCCTCGACGGAGCCAGCCCTCGCCCTCAGGAGGCCCTCGTTAACTACGACGACGGAGACGACGGGGTAGTCGCCGTACCTCTCCTTAAACGCCCTCGAGACGTCCCAGAGCAAGGAGTACTTATCGCTGCTTAAGTACATGTGCGCCGCGACGGCCTCGAACGCTAAGGAGGCGTCCACGTCGCCCCTAGAGAGCCTCTCCGGGACCTGGGGGAGCGGGGTGTCGACGCAGTTCAGGTCCTCAGGCCGTACCCCGTACTCCTTCTCAAGGAGGGAGAGGAAGATGGCGGTGGTGGTCGTCTTCAGCCCCGGGACCGCCACCCTCCTGCCCCTCAGGTCGGCGGGGGTCCTTATGTCGGAGCCCTGCCTGACGAAGACTAGCGCGTTCCCCATGTCGCGGCCCTGCACGACGGCGGCCGCCACGATCTTGAGCGGAAGGCCCCTCTCCTTCGCTATAGCGAAGGCGGCCGTCGACATCTCCCCCATCTCCGCCCCGCCTGCCATTAAGAGCTCGTTGAACTGAAGGGAGGAGACTACTTCTAGCTCCACCCCCTCAGGCCCTTGGACGTAGCCCTTAAGGTACGCGTACGAGACTAAGTGGGCTACGAAGGGGGCGAAGACGACCCTCACTCGAGCTTTAGCCGGGGGGGTTGAGTAGGTGAGGGCGAGGGCCGCGGCGAGGAGCGCGAGGGCTATAGTTGCGGCAGCCCAGGCCTTGAGCCTCATCGAGAGGGAGGTGTGGCTCGAGAGCCTAATAAAGACTTTCGCGAAGAGGCGACTAGCTGAGCTCGCCGTGGGCAGGGGCCCGCGCCCGCCTAGCTTAGTGCTAGCGTTGGACGCGGCCTCGCGCCTCGTCTAAGGCTCCTCGAGGAGCGCGCGAGCCCTCCTAAGCAAGGCCGCCCAGCTGTCCATGAGGCGAGGGCTTAAAGCGAGGCAGAGTAAGGTGTAGCGCCCTAGCCTAGAGGTGGGCGCTTGAGGGTGGTGCTCGACCCTAAGCTCTGTAAGTCCTGCTGGATATGCGTAGAGTTCTGCCCCTACAAGGCCCTAGAGAAGCCTCCGACGGGAGCAGGGCCCCCAGTAGGGGTTGGGGGGAGGTGCCGTGGGTGTAGGCTCTGCGAGCTACTATGCCCAGACTTCGCCATATCTATTGAGGAGGACGGCGTGGTGAAGTAGGTCTAGAGCGCGGGGCGAAGAACATTTAAGTGGCGAGGCGCTCTAGACCTACCGCCC is part of the Candidatus Nezhaarchaeota archaeon genome and harbors:
- a CDS encoding ABC transporter substrate-binding protein, whose translation is MRLKAWAAATIALALLAAALALTYSTPPAKARVRVVFAPFVAHLVSYAYLKGYVQGPEGVELEVVSSLQFNELLMAGGAEMGEMSTAAFAIAKERGLPLKIVAAAVVQGRDMGNALVFVRQGSDIRTPADLRGRRVAVPGLKTTTTAIFLSLLEKEYGVRPEDLNCVDTPLPQVPERLSRGDVDASLAFEAVAAHMYLSSDKYSLLWDVSRAFKERYGDYPVVSVVVVNEGLLRARAGSVEAAIDTLRRSLAWGMAHLDEVAEAWAKEHGGTLEQFTTCLSQFRVELYLSEGHVESIATVFTLLKEQGVIKHPPTREEAFAELLTK
- a CDS encoding 4Fe-4S binding protein — its product is MVLDPKLCKSCWICVEFCPYKALEKPPTGAGPPVGVGGRCRGCRLCELLCPDFAISIEEDGVVK
- a CDS encoding ABC transporter permease subunit, producing the protein MTWSRAFNGALVLASLLALWHALSTWSSSPLFPSPAATASALIEVFSLPSSWAHVGSTASRVFVGVLLGSVLGVACGILPRYSRAAGDVVQFAVYPILESIPSICWALIFAVWFGLSGVAPVALIAVAVAPFFIANIWEGVKELDEPLIEMASVFTRSRLRVLRKVVLPMLYPYFFSAFRTAFQVAWKVVIVGELFGAVSGVGYALNIAYQTYAIERVFAWVACCAAIIVSFDYGVFSYLDRRYVRRWRRG
- a CDS encoding ABC transporter ATP-binding protein; the protein is MANAIVVRDLHKSYGPHRVLAGVTFEVEEGGFTCILGPSGCGKTTLLRILAKLTPFNRGEVLVHGSDIRRDSSYLDRLSVVFQEPRLLKWRTVRENVSLALELREGGLGREGAERVEEALSLVGLAELADAYPHELSGGQKQRVALARSLVVKPSILLMDEPLSDLDVRTRTELQDEILRIWTREGTTILFVTHDLWEAVYLADRIVVFSDRPTAVRGVLKGDAERPRSRKDPRVAELEEEVRRLFGARQS